One part of the Sorangiineae bacterium MSr11954 genome encodes these proteins:
- a CDS encoding AMP-binding protein — translation MTPTQAFERARDILIKHREDLDRARAEFRWPELGEFNWAWDWFEVLAQRNDKPAIHIVRDSGEVRSATYRELADRSTRLARWLTDHGVARGDRILVMLTNVMPLWETVLAAMKIGAVIIPATPQLTPDDVDDRIARGNVRHMVTDPDGARKLRNPERLGVKLAVGGAPSFTLYEDALNAPASLARVPTRATDPLLLYFTSGTTAKPKLVLHTHGSYPVGHLTTMYWLGLRESDVHENISSPGWAKHAWSSFFAPWNAGATILMHDASRFSAKRTLEILHEHGVSTMCAPPTVWRMLVLESLGKKPSELRELASAGEPLNPEIIETVRAAWGITVRDGYGQTETTAQVGNSPGLYVKLGSMGRPLPGYEVVLLDSEGREVDEGEVALKLSPRPTGLMVGYLDDEQRDRAAMAGGYYRTGDEARIDDDGYIHFVGRGDDVFKSSDYRISPFELESVLLEHHLVAEAAVVPSPDPLRLSVPKAFVVLVPGVPETAETARSIFEFCNDRLAAYNRVRRLEFASLPKTISGKIRRVELRKLEASRREKNERAVSEFWLDEVIPRGEGAHSVSGMIAASPASLGKMRIPKV, via the coding sequence ATGACACCGACGCAGGCCTTCGAGCGCGCGCGTGATATCCTGATTAAACATCGTGAGGACCTCGACCGCGCAAGGGCCGAGTTCCGCTGGCCCGAGCTGGGCGAGTTCAATTGGGCGTGGGACTGGTTCGAGGTCCTGGCCCAGCGAAACGACAAGCCGGCGATTCACATCGTCCGCGACTCGGGCGAAGTTCGAAGCGCGACCTACCGCGAGCTCGCGGACCGTTCGACGCGGCTTGCGCGCTGGCTTACCGACCATGGCGTCGCGCGCGGCGATCGCATCCTGGTGATGCTCACCAATGTGATGCCCCTCTGGGAAACCGTGCTCGCCGCCATGAAAATTGGCGCGGTGATCATCCCGGCCACCCCGCAGCTCACCCCGGACGACGTCGACGATCGCATCGCGCGCGGCAACGTGCGTCATATGGTGACCGATCCGGATGGGGCACGAAAGCTCCGCAACCCCGAGCGCCTGGGGGTCAAGCTGGCGGTGGGCGGCGCGCCCTCCTTTACTCTGTACGAGGATGCGTTGAATGCGCCGGCGTCCTTGGCACGTGTTCCGACGCGCGCAACCGATCCGTTGCTTCTTTATTTCACCTCGGGCACCACCGCAAAGCCGAAGCTCGTTTTGCACACGCACGGTTCGTACCCTGTCGGTCATTTGACCACGATGTACTGGCTCGGCCTGCGCGAGAGCGACGTGCACGAGAACATCAGCTCACCGGGTTGGGCCAAGCACGCATGGTCCAGCTTTTTCGCGCCGTGGAACGCGGGGGCCACCATTCTGATGCACGACGCCTCGCGCTTCTCCGCCAAGCGCACCTTGGAGATCTTGCACGAGCACGGGGTCAGCACCATGTGCGCGCCGCCCACGGTGTGGCGCATGCTCGTCCTGGAGTCGCTCGGAAAAAAGCCCTCGGAGCTGCGCGAGCTGGCCAGCGCCGGCGAGCCGCTCAACCCGGAGATCATCGAGACGGTGCGCGCGGCGTGGGGCATCACCGTCCGCGATGGCTACGGGCAGACGGAGACCACGGCGCAAGTGGGCAATTCGCCGGGCCTCTATGTCAAACTGGGCTCGATGGGGAGGCCGCTCCCCGGCTACGAGGTGGTGCTGCTCGACTCCGAAGGGCGCGAGGTCGACGAGGGCGAGGTGGCGTTGAAGCTCTCGCCGCGCCCCACGGGGTTGATGGTCGGCTACCTCGACGACGAACAGCGCGATCGCGCGGCGATGGCCGGCGGCTATTACCGCACGGGCGACGAAGCCCGCATCGACGACGACGGCTACATCCATTTCGTAGGCCGCGGCGACGACGTGTTCAAGAGCAGCGATTACCGCATTAGCCCCTTCGAGCTGGAGAGCGTTTTGCTCGAGCACCATCTCGTGGCCGAAGCCGCCGTCGTCCCCAGCCCCGATCCGCTGCGTCTCTCCGTGCCGAAGGCGTTCGTGGTGCTCGTCCCCGGCGTGCCGGAGACCGCCGAGACCGCGCGCAGCATCTTCGAGTTCTGCAACGACCGGCTCGCCGCCTACAACCGCGTGCGGCGCCTCGAATTCGCGAGCTTGCCCAAGACCATTTCCGGCAAAATCCGGCGGGTGGAGCTGCGCAAGCTGGAGGCGTCGCGCCGCGAGAAGAACGAGCGCGCCGTCTCGGAGTTCTGGCTCGACGAGGTGATTCCGCGCGGGGAGGGGGCGCACTCCGTGTCGGGGATGATCGCGGCCAGCCCCGCGAGCTTGGGGAAGATGAGGATTCCGAAGGTGTAA